From the genome of Spinacia oleracea cultivar Varoflay chromosome 2, BTI_SOV_V1, whole genome shotgun sequence, one region includes:
- the LOC130467615 gene encoding NAD(P)H-quinone oxidoreductase subunit 1, chloroplastic-like: LSNSSSTVDIVEAQSKYGFGGWNLWRQPIGFIVFIISSLAECERLPFDLPEAEEELVAGYQTEYSGIKFGLFYVASYLNLLISSLFVTVLYLGGWNLSIPYIFLSEFFEINKIDGVFGTTIGIFITLAKTFLFLFIPITTRWTLPRLRMDQLLNLG, encoded by the coding sequence TTATCTAATAGTTCAAGTACAGTTGATATAGTTGAGGCGCAATCAAAATATGGTTTTGGGGGATGGAATTTGTGGCGGCAACCTATAggatttattgtttttataatttCTTCTCTAGCAGAATGCGAGAGATTGCCTTTTGATTTACCAGAAGCAGAAGAAGAATTAGTAGCAGGTTATCAAACCGAATATTCCGGTATTAAATTTGGTTTATTTTATGTTGCGTCTTATTTAAATCTACTAATCTCTTCATTATTTGTAACCGTTCTTTACTTGGGTGGTTGGAATCTTTCTATTCCATACATATTCCTCTCGGAGttttttgaaataaataaaatagatgGAGTCTTTGGAACAACAATTGGTATTTTCATTACATTAGCTAAAACTTTTTTGTTCTTGTTCATTCCTATCACAACAAGATGGACTTTACCTAGACTGAGAATGGACCAATTATTAAATCTTGGATag